The Saccharomyces cerevisiae S288C chromosome VII, complete sequence genome includes a region encoding these proteins:
- the CRH1 gene encoding transglycosylase (Chitin transglycosylase; functions in the transfer of chitin to beta(1-6) and beta(1-3) glucans in the cell wall; similar and functionally redundant to Utr2; localizes to sites of polarized growth; expression induced by cell wall stress) encodes MKVLDLLTVLSASSLLSTFAAAESTATADSTTAASSTASCNPLKTTGCTPDTALATSFSEDFSSSSKWFTDLKHAGEIKYGSDGLSMTLAKRYDNPSLKSNFYIMYGKLEVILKAANGTGIVSSFYLQSDDLDEIDIEWVGGDNTQFQSNFFSKGDTTTYDRGEFHGVDTPTDKFHNYTLDWAMDKTTWYLDGESVRVLSNTSSEGYPQSPMYLMMGIWAGGDPDNAAGTIEWAGGETNYNDAPFTMYIEKVIVTDYSTGKKYTYGDQSGSWESIEADGGSIYGRYDQAQEDFAVLANGGSISSSSTSSSTVSSSASSTVSSSVSSTVSSSASSTVSSSVSSTVSSSSSVSSSSSTSPSSSTATSSKTLASSSVTTSSSISSFEKQSSSSSKKTVASSSTSESIISSTKTPATVSSTTRSTVAPTTQQSSVSSDSPVQDKGGVATSSNDVTSSTTQISSKYTSTIQSSSSEASSTNSVQISNGADLAQSLPREGKLFSVLVALLALL; translated from the coding sequence ATGAAAGTGCTTGACCTACTAACGGTACTCAGTGcctcttcattattatcTACATTCGCGGCTGCCGAAAGTACTGCTACTGCAGACAGTACAACTGCAGCTTCTAGCACTGCTTCGTGTAACCCGTTAAAAACTACAGGTTGTACGCCGGATACAGCTTTGGCAACTAGTTTTAGCGAAGATTtctcatcttcatccaaATGGTTTACCGACTTGAAGCACGCAGGTGAAATCAAGTACGGTTCAGACGGTTTGTCAATGACACTGGCGAAAAGATACGATAATCCAAGTTTGAAGTCTAACTTTTATATCATGTATGGTAAATTGGAAGTTATCTTAAAAGCTGCCAATGGTACCGGTATTGTTTCATCATTCTATTTACAAAGTGATGATTtggatgaaattgatattgaatGGGTGGGTGGTGACAACACTCAGTTCCAATCTAACTTCTTTTCTAAAGGTGATACCACAACATACGACAGAGGCGAATTTCACGGTGTCGACACTCCTACCGACAAATTTCATAACTACACTTTAGATTGGGCGATGGACAAGACGACTTGGTACCTCGATGGAGAGTCTGTCAGAGTATTATCAAACACATCAAGTGAGGGTTACCCACAATCTCCTATGTACCTAATGATGGGTATCTGGGCCGGTGGTGACCCAGACAATGCTGCTGGTACCATTGAATGGGCTGGTGGTGAAACCAACTACAATGACGCTCCATTCACTATGTACATTGAAAAGGTCATTGTAACTGATTATTCTACCGGTAAAAAGTACACATATGGTGACCAATCTGGTTCTTGGGAATCTATTGAAGCTGACGGTGGTTCTATTTACGGCAGGTATGACCAAGCCCAAGAAGATTTCGCAGTTTTAGCCAACGGTGGTAGTATTTCCAGCAGCTCTACATCCTCTTCTACTGTATCTTCCTCGGCGTCTTCCACTGTATCTTCCTCGGTTTCTTCCACTGTGTCCTCCTCGGCTTCTTCCACTGTGTCTTCCTCGGTTTCTTCCACTGtatcttcttcgtcttctgtatcttcctcttcatccaCATCTCCATCTTCTTCGACCGCTACTTCATCTAAAACACTTGCTTCCTCATCAGTCACCACATCTAGTTCCATTAGTTCATTCGAAAAGCAATCCTCCTCTTCATCCAAGAAAACAGTGGCTTCCTCTTCTACAAGTGAGTCCATTATTTCCTCCACTAAGACCCCAGCCACTGTTTCCTCTACCACTAGGTCTACAGTTGCCCCAACTACTCAACAATCTTCCGTATCATCGGACAGTCCTGTACAAGATAAGGGTGGTGTCGCAACATCAAGTAATGACGTGACCAGTTCTACTACCCAGATATCAAGCAAATACACATCTACAATCCAAAGTTCTTCCTCCGAAGCCAGCTCGACAAACTCTGTTCAAATTTCTAACGGTGCTGATTTAGCTCAGAGTTTACCAAGAGAGGGAAAACTTTTTTCCGTACTCGTAGCTTTACTAGCCTTGCTATAA
- the BUB1 gene encoding protein kinase BUB1 (Protein kinase involved in the cell cycle checkpoint into anaphase; in complex with Mad1p and Bub3p, prevents progression into anaphase in presence of spindle damage; Cdc28p-mediated phosphorylation at Bub1p-T566 is important for degradation in anaphase and adaptation of checkpoint to prolonged mitotic arrest; associates with centromere DNA via Skp1p; involved in Sgo1p relocalization in response to sister kinetochore tension; paralog MAD3 arose from whole genome duplication) — protein sequence MNLDLGSTVRGYESDKDTFPQSKGVSSSQKEQHSQLNQTKIAYEQRLLNDLEDMDDPLDLFLDYMIWISTSYIEVDSESGQEVLRSTMERCLIYIQDMETYRNDPRFLKIWIWYINLFLSNNFHESENTFKYMFNKGIGTKLSLFYEEFSKLLENAQFFLEAKVLLELGAENNCRPYNRLLRSLSNYEDRLREMNIVENQNSVPDSRERLKGRLIYRTAPFFIRKFLTSSLMTDDKENRANLNSNVGVGKSAPNVYQDSIVVADFKSETERLNLNSSKQPSNQRLKNGNKKTSIYADQKQSNNPVYKLINTPGRKPERIVFNFNLIYPENDEEFNTEEILAMIKGLYKVQRRGKKHTEDYTSDKNRKKRKLDVLVERRQDLPSSQPPVVPKSTRIEVFKDDDNPSQSTHHKNTQVQVQTTTSILPLKPVVDGNLAHETPVKPSLTSNASRSPTVTAFSKDAINEVFSMFNQHYSTPGALLDGDDTTTSKFNVFENFTQEFTAKNIEDLTEVKDPKQETVSQQTTSTNETNDRYERLSNSSTRPEKADYMTPIKETTETDVVPIIQTPKEQIRTEDKKSGDNTETQTQLTSTTIQSSPFLTQPEPQAEKLLQTAEHSEKSKEHYPTIIPPFTKIKNQPPVIIENPLSNNLRAKFLSEISPPLFQYNTFYNYNQELKMSSLLKKIHRVSRNENKNPIVDFKKTGDLYCIRGELGEGGYATVYLAESSQGHLRALKVEKPASVWEYYIMSQVEFRLRKSTILKSIINASALHLFLDESYLVLNYASQGTVLDLINLQREKAIDGNGIMDEYLCMFITVELMKVLEKIHEVGIIHGDLKPDNCMIRLEKPGEPLGAHYMRNGEDGWENKGIYLIDFGRSFDMTLLPPGTKFKSNWKADQQDCWEMRAGKPWSYEADYYGLAGVIHSMLFGKFIETIQLQNGRCKLKNPFKRYWKKEIWGVIFDLLLNSGQASNQALPMTEKIVEIRNLIESHLEQHAENHLRNVILSIEEELSHFQYKGKPSRRF from the coding sequence ATGAATTTAGATTTAGGTTCTACTGTACGAGGCTATGAATCAGATAAAGACACATTTCCGCAATCGAAAGGCGTTAGCTCATCTCAAAAAGAGCAGCATAGTCAACTGAATCAGACAAAAATAGCTTATGAACAGAGACTTCTAAATGATTTAGAGGATATGGATGATCCTTTAGATTTGTTTTTAGATTATATGATATGGATTAGCACCAGCTATATTGAAGTAGATTCTGAATCAGGTCAAGAAGTTCTCCGAAGTACAATGGAAAGATGCTTGATTTACATACAAGATATGGAAACCTATAGGAACGATCCCagatttttaaaaatttggatttgGTATATAAATTTGTTTCTTAGCAACAACTTCCACGAGAGTGAAAATACTTTTAAATATATGTTTAACAAGGGAATCGGAACAAAGCTTTCGTTATTTTATGAAGAGTTCTCCAAGCTACTAGAAAAtgctcaattttttctagaAGCAAAGGTGTTATTAGAACTAGGGGCTGAAAACAATTGCAGGCCTTACAACAGACTATTAAGGTCATTAAGCAATTATGAAGACAGACTCCGAGAAATGAACATCGTAGAAAACCAGAACAGTGTACCTGATTCAAGGGAAAGATTGAAGGGAAGGTTAATTTATAGAACAGCACCATTTTTCATTCGTAAATTTTTAACCTCATCATTGATGACTGATGACAAGGAAAATCGTGCGAACCTGAACTCTAATGTTGGAGTTGGTAAGTCTGCTCCTAACGTATATCAAGATTCTATAGTGGTTGCTGACTTTAAGTCAGAAACAGAGAGGCTTAATTTGAATAGCTCTAAACAGCCCTCTAACCAACGCTTGAAGaatggaaataaaaaaacttcaataTATGCAGATCAAAAGCAATCTAACAATCCAGTCTACAAACTAATCAATACTCCGGGACGGAAACCTGAACGGATagtttttaattttaatcTAATATATCCAGAAAATGATGAGGAGTTCAACACCGAAGAAATATTGGCAATGATTAAGGGACTTTACAAGGTACAGCGCAGAGGTAAGAAGCACACCGAAGATTATACAAGTGACAAAAATAGGAAGAAACGTAAGCTCGATGTGCTGGTAGAGAGACGGCAAGACTTACCTTCATCACAGCCACCCGTTGTCCCCAAATCTACGCGAATTGAGGTGTTTAAAGATGACGATAATCCCAGCCAGAGCACACACCATAAAAATACACAGGTACAAGTGCAAACGACAACGTCTATTTTACCTTTGAAGCCTGTGGTTGATGGAAACCTCGCGCATGAGACACCAGTGAAGCCCTCACTAACATCCAACGCTTCCCGTTCACCTACAGTAAcagctttttcaaaagacgCTATAAATGAGGTCTTTTCCATGTTCAATCAACATTATTCAACCCCGGGTGCGCTATTAGATGGTGATGATACCACTACAAGTAAATTCAACGTCTTCGAAAATTTTACCCAAGAATTTACAGCAAAGaatattgaagatttaACTGAAGTTAAAGATCCTAAACAAGAGACGGTGTCACAACAAACTACCTCAACAAATGAAACCAACGATCGATATGAAAGATTGTCGAATAGTAGCACACGGCCAGAAAAGGCAGACTACATGACGCctataaaagaaactacTGAAACAGATGTGGTACCTATAATCCAGACACCTAAGGAACAAATAAGGACAGAAGATAAGAAATCGGGGGATAATACAGAAACACAAACTCAATTAACAAGCACAACCATTCAAAGTTCTCCATTTCTCACACAACCTGAACCACAAGCAGAAAAGCTTTTACAAACTGCAGAACATTCGGAAAAGAGTAAAGAGCATTACCCAACGATCATACCTCCCTTCactaaaataaaaaatcaaccGCCTGTCATTATTGAAAACCCACTTAGTAATAATTTAAGAGCGAAGTTTTTATCCGAAATTTCGCCCCCATTATTCCAATATAACACCTTTTATAACTACAAccaagaattgaaaatgagttctctattgaaaaaaatccatAGGGTATCCCGCAACGAAAACAAGAACCCAATTGTTGACTTCAAGAAGACGGGTGATTTATATTGTATACGCGGAGAATTAGGCGAAGGAGGTTATGCCACTGTATATCTAGCAGAATCTAGTCAAGGACATCTGCGAGCGTTGAAAGTAGAAAAACCTGCAAGTGTATGGGAATATTACATAATGAGCCAAGTGGAGTTTAGGTTGAGGAAGAGCACAATATTAAAGTCAATAATCAACGCTAGTGCTTTACACTTGTTCCTTGATGAGAGCTACCTTGTTTTAAACTACGCCAGTCAAGGTACGGTCTTGGATTTAATTAATTTACAACGGGAAAAGGCAATTGACGGCAACGGAATAATGGATGAATATTTGTGCATGTTTATCACTGTCGAGCTAATGAAAGTACTTGAAAAGATACATGAAGTGGGAATAATACATGGCGATTTGAAACCAGATAACTGCATGATCAGATTAGAAAAACCAGGCGAACCCCTGGGTGCTCATTATATGCGCAATGGAGAGGATGGCTGGGAAAACAAGGGAATCTATTTAATAGATTTCGGTAGATCATTTGATATGACACTGTTACCACCTGGAACGAAATTCAAATCAAATTGGAAGGCTGATCAGCAAGATTGCTGGGAAATGCGTGCGGGCAAGCCATGGAGTTATGAAGCGGATTATTATGGATTAGCAGGCGTCATACATTCGATgctttttggaaaattcatAGAAACAATCCAGCTGCAGAATGGACGATGCAAATTGAAGAACCCATTCAAAAGgtattggaaaaaagaaatatggGGCGTTATATTTGATTTACTGTTAAATAGCGGTCAAGCTTCCAATCAAGCTTTGCCGATGACTGAAAAGATTGTTGAAATAAGGAATTTGATAGAAAGCCATCTGGAACAGCACGCAGAAAATCACTTAAGAAACGTAATTCTAAGCATTGAAGAGGAGTTATCacattttcaatataaGGGGAAACCGTCAAGGAGATTTTAG
- the HGH1 gene encoding Hgh1p (Chaperone protein for translation factor eEF2; involved in biogenesis of eukaryotic Elongation Factor 2 (Eft1p, Eft2p); green fluorescent protein (GFP)-fusion protein localizes to the cytoplasm; similar to mammalian BRP16 (Brain protein 16); relative distribution to the nucleus increases upon DNA replication stress) has protein sequence MTSQLNELVEFLHSPQPAVRQIAIDNLVGFSAGPTSKVFKNDSYRPIKDIIKMIMDPEHGTRVIIQQGVTILVNLSEDKLVRNIILSDDKKFLKFLVWKIVDLTNPNADIMCILLSNLAKDDGILAVLNIKRNSSGEEVDDGLKLAALNKEVFKSLRAMDCLMDCFVKGYDKKLTKYASFNYLAFFFADISRFKLGRMYFIEEQEYDGVVPISKLLVFTEKYDAKVRREGVASTIKNSLFDSETHERLLKDEKINLLPYILLPIASAKDSEIDEEDMFNLPDELQLLPEDKERDPIPAIICCHLESILLLCTTHAGREYLRDKSVYPLVRELHKNVENEDIGELCYRIVNMLMRGEPGAGAVEEMPSKNAEEEEEEESEEEEDDDEEDEIVEVA, from the coding sequence ATGACTTCACAATTGAATGAATTAGTGGAATTTCTGCATTCACCACAACCTGCCGTAAGACAGATTGCCATTGATAATCTAGTTGGATTTAGTGCTGGTCCCActtcaaaagttttcaaaaatgataGCTACAGACCCATTAAggatataataaaaatgatcATGGATCCAGAACACGGCACCCGTGTTATTATTCAGCAAGGTGTCACTATATTGGTCAATTTATCTGAAGACAAGTTAGTaagaaatattatattGAGCGATGACAAGAAGTtcttaaaatttttggtttgGAAAATTGTCGATTTAACCAATCCAAATGCCGATATAATGTGTATCTTATTAAGCAACTTAGCCAAGGATGACGGCATTCTTGCTGTTCTGAATATCAAAAGGAATTCAAGCGGTGAGGAGGTCGATGATGGTTTGAAGTTAGCAGCTTTAAATAAagaagttttcaaaagtttgaGAGCCATGGATTGTTTAATGGATTGCTTTGTTAAGGGttatgataaaaaattaacaaaatatGCCAGTTTCAATTATTtagcctttttttttgcggATATCTCGAGGTTTAAATTGGGCAGGATgtattttattgaagagCAGGAATACGATGGGGTTGTTcctatttcaaaattgctAGTATTTACCGAAAAATATGATGCAAAGGTAAGAAGAGAAGGTGTCGCTTCCACAATTAAAAATTCCCTATTTGATTCTGAAACTCATGAAAGGTTACtcaaagatgaaaaaataaacttgTTGCCTTACATCCTGCTACCTATTGCTAGTGCTAAAGATTCTGAAATTGATGAGGAAGATATGTTCAATTTACCAGATGAACTTCAATTATTACCAGAGGACAAGGAAAGAGACCCGATTCCTGCAATTATATGCTGTCATTTAGAAAGTATTCTTTTGCTATGTACAACGCATGCTGGAAGAGAATACTTAAGAGACAAGTCCGTTTATCCACTAGTGAGGGAGCTGCATAAAAACGTTGAGAATGAAGATATTGGTGAATTATGTTACAGAATTGTTAATATGTTAATGAGAGGCGAGCCAGGTGCGGGAGCAGTGGAAGAGATGCCATCAAAGAATGcggaagaggaagaagaggaggagagtgaagaagaagaagatgacgacgaagaagatgaaattgtCGAAGTGGCCTAG
- the HIP1 gene encoding histidine permease (High-affinity histidine permease; also involved in the transport of manganese ions) — protein MPRNPLKKEYWADVVDGFKPATSPAFENEKESTTFVTELTSKTDSAFPLSSKDSPGINQTTNDITSSDRFRRNEDTEQEDINNTNLSKDLSVRHLLTLAVGGAIGTGLYVNTGAALSTGGPASLVIDWVIISTCLFTVINSLGELSAAFPVVGGFNVYSMRFIEPSFAFAVNLNYLAQWLVLLPLELVAASITIKYWNDKINSDAWVAIFYATIALANMLDVKSFGETEFVLSMIKILSIIGFTILGIVLSCGGGPHGGYIGGKYWHDPGAFVGHSSGTQFKGLCSVFVTAAFSYSGIEMTAVSAAESKNPRETIPKAAKRTFWLITASYVTILTLIGCLVPSNDPRLLNGSSSVDAASSPLVIAIENGGIKGLPSLMNAIILIAVVSVANSAVYACSRCMVAMAHIGNLPKFLNRVDKRGRPMNAILLTLFFGLLSFVAASDKQAEVFTWLSALSGLSTIFCWMAINLSHIRFRQAMKVQERSLDELPFISQTGVKGSWYGFIVLFLVLIASFWTSLFPLGGSGASAESFFEGYLSFPILIVCYVGHKLYTRNWTLMVKLEDMDLDTGRKQVDLTLRREEMRIERETLAKRSFVTRFLHFWC, from the coding sequence atgcCTAGAAAcccattgaaaaaggaatattGGGCAGATGTAGTTGACGGATTCAAGCCGGCTACTTCTCCAGCCTTCgagaatgaaaaagaatctACTACATTTGTTACCGAACTAACTTCCAAAACCGATTCTGCATTTCCATTAAGTAGCAAGGATTCACCTGGCATAAACCAAACCACAAACGATATTACCTCTTCAGATCGCTTCCGTCGTAATGAAGACACAGAGCAGGAAGACATCAACAACACCAACCTGAGTAAAGATCTATCCGTGAGACATCTTTTAACTCTAGCTGTCGGGGGTGCAATAGGTACTGGTTTATATGTGAATACGGGTGCTGCTTTATCTACAGGTGGTCCGGCCAGTTTAGTTATTGATTGGGTTATTATCAGTACATGTCTTTTTACTGTGATTAACTCTCTTGGTGAGCTGTCCGCTGCTTTTCCCGTTGTTGGTGGGTTCAATGTTTACAGTATGCGTTTTATTGAGCCTTCATTTGCATTCGCAGTGAACTTAAACTATTTAGCACAATGGCTAGTTCTTCTACCCTTGGAATTAGTGGCCGCATCTATTACTATAAAATACTGGAATGATAAAATTAATTCCGACGCCTGGGTTGCTATCTTTTATGCCACCATTGCACTGGCTAATATGTTGGATGTTAAGTCATTTGGTGAGACCGAATTTGTATTGTCCATGATTAAAATCCTCTCCATCATTGGCTTTACTATCTTAGGTATTGTTTTGTCCTGTGGTGGTGGGCCTCACGGCGGTTACATTGGTGGTAAATACTGGCATGACCCAGGCGCTTTTGTAGGGCACAGCTCGGGAACTCAGTTTAAAGGTTTATGTTCAGTTTTTGTTACCGCTGCCTTTTCTTATTCCGGTATTGAAATGACTGCTGTCTCCGCTGCTGAAAGTAAAAATCCAAGAGAAACCATTCCCAAGGCAGCAAAGAGAACTTTTTGGCTGATTACCGCCTCTTATGTGACTATATTGACTTTGATTGGTTGCTTGGTTCCATCCAATGACCCTAGGTTACTAAACGGTTCAAGTTCAGTGGACGCTGCCTCATCTCCTCTGGTTATCGCAATTGAAAACGGGGGTATTAAAGGTCTACCATCATTAATGAACGCCATTATTTTGATTGCTGTTGTTTCCGTGGCTAACAGTGCTGTTTATGCATGTTCAAGGTGTATGGTCGCCATGGCTCATATTGGTAATttaccaaaatttttgaaccGTGTTGACAAAAGGGGTAGACCAATGAATGCTATCTTGTTAACTTTGTTTTTTGGTTTGCTTTCCTTTGTGGCAGCAAGTGATAAGCAAGCTGAAGTCTTTACATGGTTGAGTGCCTTATCTGGTTTATCGACAATTTTCTGCTGGATGGCCATTAATCTTTCCCATATTAGATTTCGCCAAGCCATGAAAGTTCAAGAAAGGTCTTTAGACGAATTACCCTTCATTTCTCAAACTGGCGTCAAGGGATCCTGGTATGGTTTTATCGTTTTATTTCTGGTTCTTATAGCATCGTTTTGGACTTCTCTGTTCCCATTAGGCGGTTCAGGAGCCAGCGCAGAATCATTCTTTGAAGGATACTTATCCTTTCCAATTTTGATTGTCTGTTACGTTGGACATAAACTGTATACTAGAAATTGGACTTTGATGGTGAAACTAGAAGATATGGATCTTGATACCGGCAGAAAACAAGTAGATTTGACTCTTCGTAGGGAAGAAATGAGGATTGAGCGAGAAACATTAGCAAAAAGATCCTTCGTAACAAGATTTTTACATTTCTGGTGTTGA